One window of Brevibacterium pigmentatum genomic DNA carries:
- a CDS encoding MerR family transcriptional regulator, producing MNRSSHESVDVTPMPSAAQGLLFDDDLPVLDEEAGYRGPTVCKVVGISYRRLDYWARTDLVTPSIRNATGSGSQRLYSFRDILVLKIVKRLLDTGVGLQSIRTAVEHLRSRGVEDLSQITLMSDGASVFECTSPDEVVDLLQGGQGVFGIAVGRVWNEVEGTLSEFPSERILEDDAALEAMDELAARRARKSG from the coding sequence GTGAACCGCTCAAGTCATGAAAGCGTCGACGTGACGCCGATGCCGTCAGCAGCCCAAGGGCTGCTGTTCGATGATGATCTGCCCGTACTCGATGAAGAGGCCGGCTACCGCGGTCCCACCGTCTGCAAGGTCGTCGGCATCAGCTACCGTCGCCTCGACTACTGGGCACGCACCGATCTGGTGACCCCGTCGATCCGCAATGCGACCGGATCCGGCAGCCAGCGGCTCTACAGCTTCCGTGACATCCTCGTTCTCAAGATCGTCAAGCGACTTCTCGACACCGGCGTCGGACTGCAGTCGATCCGCACAGCGGTTGAGCACCTGCGCTCCCGCGGCGTCGAGGATCTCTCCCAGATCACCCTCATGTCCGATGGTGCCAGCGTCTTCGAGTGCACCTCACCCGATGAGGTCGTCGACCTCCTCCAGGGCGGGCAGGGCGTCTTCGGCATCGCCGTCGGTCGCGTCTGGAACGAAGTCGAAGGCACACTTTCGGAGTTCCCGAGCGAACGGATCCTCGAAGATGATGCGGCACTCGAGGCCATGGACGAACTCGCCGCCCGTCGCGCACGCAAGTCCGGCTGA
- a CDS encoding ParA family protein: MLVLSISSLKGGVGKTSVTLGLASAAYNRGIPTLVVDMDPQADSSTGLDVPTSTRVDIADVLAAPKSQKILSEAIIPSGWVGDRLGHLDVISGSPRAAEFDRPSLSERYLRRLEDALSRIAKGYRLVLIDCPPSLNGLTRTAWSASNRVAVVTEPSLFSVAAADRALRATDELRQRGASDLQPLGLVVNRVRAGSTEHDYRIQEMREMFGPLVLNPPLAERAVMQQAQGSARPIHSWPGKPAEEVAGSFDALLERALRSENIRGRRGAAPAKNGAQQPEKK, translated from the coding sequence GTGCTTGTCCTAAGTATCAGCAGCCTCAAAGGCGGAGTCGGTAAGACATCCGTGACGCTCGGTCTGGCCTCGGCGGCCTACAACAGGGGGATTCCCACCCTGGTCGTCGACATGGACCCGCAGGCGGACTCGTCGACCGGCCTCGATGTGCCGACCTCGACGCGTGTCGACATCGCCGATGTGCTCGCTGCTCCGAAGTCCCAGAAGATCCTGTCCGAGGCGATCATCCCCTCCGGGTGGGTCGGCGACAGGCTCGGCCACCTCGATGTGATCTCCGGTTCTCCGCGTGCCGCAGAATTCGATCGGCCTTCGCTGTCCGAGCGTTATCTGCGCCGGCTCGAAGATGCGCTGTCTCGGATCGCCAAGGGCTACCGGCTCGTCCTCATCGACTGTCCGCCCAGCCTCAACGGCCTCACCCGTACAGCGTGGTCAGCGAGCAACCGAGTCGCGGTCGTGACCGAGCCCAGTCTGTTCTCCGTCGCGGCTGCCGACCGTGCCCTGCGGGCAACGGATGAGCTGCGGCAGCGTGGCGCTTCCGACCTGCAGCCGCTCGGCTTGGTCGTCAACCGGGTGCGTGCCGGTTCGACCGAACATGACTATCGCATCCAGGAGATGCGTGAGATGTTCGGTCCGCTCGTGCTCAATCCGCCTTTGGCCGAACGTGCCGTCATGCAGCAGGCTCAGGGTTCGGCACGTCCGATCCATTCCTGGCCGGGCAAGCCCGCCGAGGAAGTCGCCGGTTCATTCGACGCTCTCCTCGAACGCGCACTGCGTTCGGAGAACATCCGCGGCCGGCGTGGTGCCGCCCCGGCGAAGAACGGTGCTCAGCAGCCCGAGAAGAAGTGA
- a CDS encoding pyruvate carboxylase encodes MFSKVLVANRGEIAVRAFRAAYELGASTVAVFPYEDRNSEHRMKADEAYMIGEEGHPVRAYLSVEEMLRVAKESGADAIYPGYGFLSENPDLARACAEAGITFIGPKADVLELAGNKVQALAAARNAGIPVLDSTRPSADIAQLLADAESMEYPLFVKAVAGGGGRGMRRVGQASDLEDALKAAMREAEGAFGDPTVFIEQAVQRPRHIEVQVLADNDSNAIHLFERDCSVQRRHQKVVEIAPAPNLDPEIAAALHADALKFAKALGYQNAGTVEFLLETDGPRAGKHVFIEMNPRVQVEHTVTEEITDVDIVASQMRIAAGASLEEIGLRQDEMRIKGAALQCRITTEDPANSFRPDTGTITAYRSAGGAGVRLDGGTVHAGASVSPHFDSMLVKLSCRGRDFAQAVGRAKRALAEFRIRGVSSNIGFLQAVLDDPSFVAGDLSTSFIEERPQLFDARVSADRGSKLLDYLADVTVNRPHGEPGLRIRPGDKLPNIDLSAAPAAGSHDRLAELGPEGFARALREQTSLAVTDTTFRDAHQSLLATRVRTRDLLAVAGHVSRMTPELLSIEAWGGATYDVALRFLGEDPWERLEALREAVPNINLQMLLRGRNTVGYTPYPTEVTDAFVDEAARTGIDIFRIFDALNDVEQMRPAIEAVRGTNTALAEVALCYTSDILDPKEELYTLDYYLRLAEQIVDAGAHVLAIKDMAGLLRPAAAVKLVTALRENFDLPVHVHTHDTAGGQLATLYAAAAAGADAVDAASAAMAGTTSQPSLSALVAAFENTERDTGISLDAVSDLEPYWESVRKLYAPFESGLAGPTGRVYRHEIPGGQLSNLRQQAVALGLGERFEDIEHMYAAADSILGHLVKVTPSSKVVGDLALHLVGAGVSPEEFAENPDKFDIPDSVIGFLNGDLGDPPGGWPEPFRTKALAGRSAKPLVEHLEPADAQALETPGRDRKDKLNELLFPGPTKEFQTMRANYGDLSVVETSEYLYGLTGGEEHAVELAKGKNLLIGVQAIGGTDERGMRSVMFTLNGQLRPLQVRDRSVESEVKTAEKADPNNSGHVGSPFAGVVTMQVHEGDKVAVGDTVATIEAMKMEATITTQTAGTVSRVAIADVQQLEGGDLVVVIDA; translated from the coding sequence ATGTTCTCTAAAGTTCTCGTGGCCAACCGCGGAGAGATCGCCGTTCGCGCGTTCCGTGCCGCCTATGAGCTCGGAGCCTCCACCGTCGCAGTCTTCCCTTATGAGGACCGCAATTCCGAACACCGCATGAAGGCCGACGAGGCCTACATGATCGGTGAGGAGGGTCACCCAGTCCGCGCCTACCTCAGCGTCGAAGAGATGCTGCGGGTGGCGAAGGAATCCGGCGCCGACGCCATCTACCCCGGATACGGCTTCCTCTCTGAGAACCCCGACCTGGCGCGCGCCTGTGCCGAAGCGGGAATCACCTTCATCGGGCCCAAGGCCGATGTGCTCGAACTGGCCGGAAACAAAGTCCAGGCACTGGCCGCCGCACGAAATGCCGGCATCCCGGTCCTCGACTCCACCCGTCCCTCGGCCGATATCGCGCAGCTGCTCGCCGATGCGGAATCGATGGAGTACCCCCTCTTCGTCAAGGCCGTTGCCGGCGGCGGCGGACGCGGAATGCGTCGCGTGGGGCAGGCCTCGGACCTCGAAGACGCTCTCAAGGCCGCGATGCGCGAAGCCGAAGGTGCCTTCGGCGATCCCACGGTCTTCATCGAGCAGGCCGTGCAACGCCCCCGTCACATCGAAGTCCAGGTTCTGGCCGACAACGACTCGAACGCCATCCACCTGTTCGAACGTGACTGCTCGGTGCAGCGCCGTCATCAGAAGGTCGTCGAGATCGCTCCGGCGCCGAACCTCGATCCCGAGATCGCTGCCGCCCTGCATGCCGACGCCCTGAAGTTCGCGAAGGCGCTGGGCTACCAGAACGCCGGCACCGTGGAGTTCCTGCTCGAAACCGACGGTCCGCGCGCCGGCAAGCACGTGTTCATCGAGATGAACCCGCGCGTCCAGGTCGAACACACCGTGACCGAGGAGATCACCGACGTCGATATCGTCGCCTCGCAGATGCGCATCGCCGCCGGCGCGAGCCTCGAGGAGATCGGCCTGCGCCAGGACGAGATGCGCATCAAGGGTGCCGCCCTGCAGTGCCGCATCACCACCGAGGATCCCGCGAACTCCTTCCGTCCGGACACAGGCACCATCACCGCCTACCGCTCGGCCGGTGGTGCAGGCGTGCGTCTCGACGGCGGAACGGTCCACGCCGGTGCTTCCGTCAGCCCTCACTTCGACTCGATGCTCGTGAAGCTGTCCTGCCGTGGCCGCGACTTCGCTCAGGCCGTCGGCCGTGCCAAGCGCGCCCTCGCGGAGTTCCGCATCCGCGGTGTGTCCTCGAACATCGGATTCCTGCAGGCCGTCCTCGACGATCCCTCATTCGTCGCCGGCGACCTGTCCACCTCCTTCATCGAAGAGCGCCCGCAGCTCTTCGACGCCCGTGTGAGCGCCGACCGCGGCTCGAAGCTTCTCGACTACCTCGCCGATGTCACCGTCAACCGTCCCCACGGCGAACCGGGTCTGCGCATCCGTCCCGGCGACAAGCTGCCGAACATCGATCTCTCCGCTGCTCCTGCTGCGGGCAGCCATGACCGCCTCGCCGAACTCGGCCCCGAGGGCTTCGCCCGCGCACTGCGTGAGCAGACTTCTCTGGCGGTCACCGACACGACGTTCCGCGACGCCCACCAGTCGCTGCTCGCCACCCGCGTGCGCACTCGCGACCTCCTCGCGGTGGCCGGCCACGTGTCGCGGATGACGCCCGAGCTGCTGAGCATCGAGGCGTGGGGCGGTGCCACCTATGATGTGGCGCTGCGTTTCCTCGGGGAGGATCCCTGGGAACGCCTCGAGGCTCTGCGCGAAGCGGTGCCCAACATCAACCTGCAGATGCTCCTGCGCGGACGCAATACCGTCGGCTACACCCCGTACCCGACGGAGGTCACCGACGCCTTCGTCGATGAGGCGGCTCGCACGGGCATCGACATCTTCCGCATCTTCGACGCACTCAACGACGTCGAGCAGATGCGCCCGGCGATCGAGGCCGTGCGCGGAACGAATACGGCACTGGCCGAGGTGGCCCTGTGCTACACCTCGGACATCCTCGATCCGAAGGAAGAGCTCTACACGCTCGACTACTACCTGCGCCTGGCCGAGCAGATCGTCGATGCGGGCGCTCATGTGCTCGCTATCAAGGACATGGCCGGACTGCTGCGTCCCGCCGCTGCGGTCAAGCTCGTGACCGCTCTGCGGGAGAACTTCGACCTGCCCGTCCACGTCCACACCCACGACACTGCGGGCGGACAGCTGGCCACCCTCTATGCCGCGGCCGCCGCCGGTGCCGATGCCGTCGATGCCGCCTCAGCGGCCATGGCCGGAACCACGAGCCAGCCGAGTCTCTCCGCGCTCGTCGCCGCATTCGAGAACACCGAGCGTGACACCGGCATCAGCCTCGACGCCGTCAGCGACCTCGAACCCTACTGGGAGTCGGTGCGCAAGCTCTACGCACCCTTCGAGTCGGGACTCGCGGGACCGACGGGTCGCGTCTACCGCCATGAGATCCCGGGCGGCCAGCTGTCGAACCTGCGTCAGCAGGCCGTCGCACTGGGTCTGGGGGAGCGGTTCGAAGACATCGAGCACATGTATGCGGCTGCCGACTCGATCCTCGGCCACCTCGTCAAGGTCACCCCGTCCTCGAAGGTCGTCGGCGATCTGGCCCTCCACCTCGTCGGTGCCGGAGTCTCACCGGAGGAGTTTGCGGAGAACCCGGACAAGTTCGACATCCCGGACTCGGTCATCGGGTTCCTCAACGGCGACCTCGGTGATCCTCCGGGCGGATGGCCGGAGCCGTTCCGCACGAAGGCTCTCGCCGGTCGTTCCGCCAAGCCGCTCGTCGAACACCTCGAGCCCGCGGATGCGCAGGCTCTGGAGACTCCCGGCCGGGACCGGAAGGACAAGCTCAACGAGCTGCTGTTCCCCGGACCGACGAAGGAGTTCCAGACGATGCGCGCGAACTACGGTGACCTCTCCGTCGTCGAGACCTCCGAGTACCTCTACGGACTCACCGGCGGCGAAGAGCACGCAGTCGAGCTGGCGAAGGGCAAGAACCTGCTCATCGGCGTTCAGGCCATCGGCGGAACCGACGAGCGCGGAATGCGGTCGGTCATGTTCACCCTCAACGGACAGCTGCGTCCGCTGCAGGTGCGTGACCGGTCGGTCGAGAGCGAGGTCAAGACCGCGGAGAAGGCCGATCCGAACAACAGCGGACATGTCGGCAGCCCGTTCGCCGGTGTCGTGACCATGCAGGTCCACGAGGGCGACAAGGTCGCCGTCGGCGATACCGTTGCCACGATCGAAGCCATGAAGATGGAAGCGACGATCACCACGCAGACGGCGGGAACCGTCTCGCGTGTGGCCATCGCCGACGTCCAGCAGCTCGAAGGCGGAGACCTCGTCGTGGTGATCGATGCCTGA
- a CDS encoding peptide deformylase, protein MPEREIRLWGDPVLRSKCEPVTVFDDHVEALAADLVDTARPEGRAAVAAPQIGVGLRAFGYDLDGRTGYVINPEIVEVGGQLRDIEEGCLSVPGLFFPTPRYEFARVRGVDAKNQPIEIEGSEVFAQMLQHEVGHLDGQVYIQTLPAERRREAMKAIRSADWFLARMS, encoded by the coding sequence ATGCCTGAACGCGAGATCCGGCTGTGGGGCGACCCCGTGCTGCGCAGCAAGTGTGAGCCGGTGACGGTCTTCGACGATCACGTCGAAGCACTGGCCGCCGACCTCGTCGACACCGCACGGCCCGAGGGCCGTGCGGCGGTCGCCGCCCCGCAGATCGGAGTCGGTCTGAGGGCTTTCGGCTACGACCTCGACGGTCGCACCGGCTATGTCATCAATCCGGAGATCGTCGAGGTCGGAGGGCAGCTGCGCGATATCGAAGAAGGCTGCCTGTCCGTCCCGGGACTGTTCTTCCCCACCCCGCGCTACGAGTTCGCTCGGGTGCGCGGGGTGGACGCGAAGAATCAGCCGATCGAGATCGAAGGCTCGGAAGTCTTCGCCCAGATGCTCCAACACGAAGTCGGCCACCTCGACGGGCAGGTCTACATCCAGACCCTGCCCGCCGAGCGCCGGCGGGAAGCCATGAAGGCGATCCGCTCGGCTGACTGGTTCCTCGCCCGGATGTCCTAG
- a CDS encoding 3-hydroxybutyryl-CoA dehydrogenase: protein MSIQRTAVIGSGLMGAGIAEVLAKSGLDVIVREINEEASAAGRARIENSLARAVDKGKLDAAARDEALARLRFTTDISDLADRQLVIEAASENEDIKKSIFAELDKVVTDPDAILASNTSSMPIIRFAQSTSRPERVLGVHFFNPAPVQPLVEVVSSVLTAEDVRDTVTTFVADVLGKNPIQADDRPGFIVNALLIPYLLSAVRMLEAGFATKEDIDAGMVGGCAHPMGPIKLADLVGLDTCLYAAESMYEETGDPAAKPPILLSRMVDAGLLGVKSGRGFYEY, encoded by the coding sequence ATGAGCATCCAGCGCACCGCCGTCATCGGCAGCGGACTCATGGGAGCCGGAATCGCCGAGGTGCTGGCGAAGTCCGGCCTCGACGTCATCGTCCGCGAGATCAACGAGGAGGCGTCGGCTGCCGGTCGCGCCCGCATCGAGAACTCCCTCGCCCGCGCCGTGGACAAGGGCAAGCTCGATGCCGCTGCCCGCGACGAGGCCCTCGCCCGGCTGCGGTTCACCACCGATATCAGCGATCTCGCCGACCGTCAGCTCGTCATCGAAGCAGCGAGTGAGAACGAAGACATCAAGAAGTCGATCTTCGCCGAACTCGACAAGGTCGTCACCGACCCGGATGCGATCCTCGCATCGAACACCTCGTCGATGCCGATCATCCGCTTCGCCCAGTCGACCTCGCGTCCAGAACGTGTGCTCGGTGTCCACTTCTTCAACCCGGCACCCGTGCAGCCGCTGGTTGAGGTCGTCTCCTCGGTGCTCACCGCCGAGGATGTCCGCGACACCGTGACCACCTTCGTCGCCGATGTGCTCGGCAAGAACCCGATCCAGGCCGATGACCGGCCCGGGTTCATCGTCAACGCCCTGCTCATCCCGTACCTGCTCAGCGCCGTCAGGATGCTCGAGGCCGGGTTCGCCACGAAGGAGGACATCGACGCGGGTATGGTCGGCGGCTGCGCCCACCCGATGGGTCCGATCAAGCTCGCCGACCTCGTCGGTCTCGACACCTGCCTCTATGCCGCAGAGAGCATGTATGAGGAGACCGGTGATCCGGCCGCGAAGCCGCCGATCCTGCTCTCCCGCATGGTCGACGCCGGTCTGCTCGGTGTGAAGTCCGGTCGCGGCTTCTACGAATACTGA
- a CDS encoding PLP-dependent aminotransferase family protein, producing MSAPSDLQSKLDEASAAYEEFASRGLALDITRGKPAPEQLDLAADLLTAVSGDDYLTPGGVDTRNYGGLDGLIELREIFAPLLKVPAEQLLAGGNASLTFMSQALTFALMHGTAVDDRPWGQGPHKLLCPVPGYDRHFTLAESLGFELLTIPMDEEGPIVAEAQRLAEDPAVKGMWLVPMYSNPTGITITGARARELAAMPTAAPDFALLWDNAYGVHHLRENHPDNLDILTLCAEEGHPERAWIFASTSKITHAGAGVSFFAGGPATVDWMRANLGNVAIGPDKINQLRHVRFFSDTAGVEAHMRKHAEIIAPKFDAVLRALEDGLGADELAQWTSPDGGYFITLTTMEGIADRVVKLAREAGVKLTPAGATHPYGLDPHNNVIRIAPTMPTLDEVELAAQGLVACVRLASYEKLLAG from the coding sequence ATGTCCGCACCGTCCGATCTCCAGTCCAAACTGGATGAGGCCTCCGCCGCCTATGAGGAATTCGCCTCGCGCGGCCTCGCTCTCGACATCACTCGGGGCAAGCCCGCCCCGGAGCAGCTCGACCTCGCCGCCGATCTGCTCACCGCCGTCAGCGGCGATGACTACCTCACTCCCGGTGGAGTCGACACTCGCAACTACGGCGGTCTCGATGGGCTCATCGAACTGCGGGAGATCTTCGCCCCGTTGCTCAAGGTGCCGGCCGAGCAGCTGCTGGCCGGAGGCAATGCCTCGCTGACGTTCATGTCCCAGGCGCTGACCTTCGCACTCATGCACGGAACGGCCGTCGACGATCGTCCGTGGGGTCAGGGTCCGCATAAACTGCTGTGCCCTGTGCCCGGGTACGATCGGCATTTCACCCTGGCCGAATCCCTCGGGTTCGAGCTGCTGACCATCCCGATGGACGAGGAAGGTCCGATCGTCGCCGAGGCGCAGCGTCTGGCCGAAGACCCGGCTGTCAAGGGCATGTGGCTGGTGCCGATGTATTCCAATCCGACCGGAATCACCATCACCGGGGCCCGAGCGCGGGAACTCGCGGCCATGCCCACCGCGGCACCCGACTTCGCGCTGCTGTGGGACAACGCCTACGGGGTGCACCATCTGCGTGAGAACCACCCGGACAATCTCGACATCCTCACCCTGTGCGCCGAGGAGGGCCATCCCGAACGAGCCTGGATCTTCGCCTCGACATCGAAGATCACCCATGCAGGAGCCGGAGTCTCGTTCTTCGCCGGCGGCCCGGCCACGGTCGATTGGATGCGTGCGAACCTCGGGAATGTTGCGATCGGCCCCGACAAGATCAACCAGCTGCGCCATGTCCGGTTCTTCTCCGACACCGCCGGGGTCGAAGCACATATGCGCAAGCACGCCGAGATCATCGCACCGAAATTCGACGCCGTGCTCAGGGCGCTGGAGGATGGACTCGGAGCGGACGAACTCGCACAGTGGACCTCACCCGACGGCGGCTATTTCATCACTCTGACGACGATGGAGGGCATCGCCGATCGAGTCGTCAAACTCGCCAGAGAGGCCGGAGTGAAGCTGACACCGGCCGGAGCCACTCACCCGTACGGACTCGACCCGCACAACAACGTCATCCGCATCGCCCCGACGATGCCGACCCTCGACGAGGTCGAACTCGCGGCCCAGGGGCTCGTCGCGTGTGTGCGGCTGGCCAGCTACGAGAAGCTGTTGGCCGGCTGA